The Amycolatopsis sp. QT-25 genomic sequence GATCCTCGGCAGGGCGACGTTGATGATCGTCCCGTCGAGCATCGCCATGCCCGAGCCGACGATGGTCGTGGCGAGTACGCCGCGCGCCACCGGCGTCCCCCACCGGATTCCCGCCACCGTGTCAGTCATAGGACGACTGAAACACGCAACCACGCGCATGGCCAACGAAACCCGTCAATTCTCTGACGTGTCAGAGAAAAGGGAGCCGAAACCACGGGAACCGGCGGACCCGACTTCCGAACGTTCGCGTCAGCGCGCCTCGGGAAGGAGCGTGGTGACGAATTTGTAACGGTCACCCCGGTAGATCGCGCGCGCGAACTCGACCGGTTTTCCGTCGGTGGCGAAGGAATGCCTCGAAAGGAGCAACATCGGCATTCCGACGTCGGCGCCGAGCATCTCCGCCTCGTGCGGGCCGGCAAGGGCGGTCTCGATGGTTTCCTCCGCCCTTTCGAGCTCGACGCCGTAATGCTCCCTCAGCACGGCATACAGCGAGCCACCTGCGGAAACGTGTTTGCGCAAACCGCGAAAGCGGCCGAGTGGGAGATGTGTGGTCTCGAGTGCCATGGGCTGCGAATCGGCCAGCCGGAGACGGCGAAGGCGAAGGATCTTCGCCCCGACCCGGATTCCGAGGAGTTTCGCGAGATCGGCTTCGACCGGCACTTCGTCGATCTCCAGGAGCTTCGACGACGGCCTGAGGCCTTGCTTGTGCATGTCCTCGGTGTAGGACGACAACTGGAGACGCTGCGCGAGTTTCGGCTCGGCGGCGAAGGTGCCCTTGCCCTGTACGCGGTGGAGCCTGCCTTCGGCGGTCAGGTCGGCGAGGGCCTGCCGGACCGTGGTGCGCGAAACGGTGAATTCCCCCGCGAGCGCCCGTTCCGTCGGAATCGGCGAACCGGGGGGCAACGCGTCGAGCAGGTCGAGCAGATGCTGTTTCAACGCCCAGTACTTGGGTTCGCGTTGCCCGCGTATCCCTGCCGTAGCGCCCGCCTCACTCGCGGTGGTTGTCTCCAACATGACCGATTCCCTAAGCCTTCCCACTCGAACGCGCACCGTCCCCGCTAGGAAACGTACCCTTCACCACAAACGTCCATTCGGGCTAGCATTGGTCTAGACCTACTCGGGGGACGAAGTACGTCCCGGTCGAAGGGAACGAGATGACCGAACAGCGCCCCGGCGAGCACATGGCCGCGGAGATCTCCCAGCAACCCGCCATTCTGGCAGGAATCGTGGAGCGGCAGGCCGAAATCGCCGAGGTGGCCGAAGCCATCTCAAAGCGCCCGCCCAGGTTCGCACTGCTCGCCGCCCGCGGCTCCAGCGACCACGCCGCCCTGTATGCGAAGTACCTGATCGAAGTACTCCTCGGTCTCCCCTGCGGTCTCGTCTCGCCCTCGACCGCGACTTTGTACGGCGCCCGTCCCGATCTGCGGGACGTTCTCTTCATCACAGTAAGCCAAAGCGGTGGTTCTCCGGATCTCATCGAGGTCACCGAAACGGCGCGTCGTCAGGGAGCGCTGACCGTCTCGGTCACCAACACCCCGTCCTCGCCGCTGCGCGCCGCCGCCGAACTCGGTGTCGACATCGGCGCTGGCCTCGAAAAGGCCGTCGCCGCCACGAAGACGTACTCGGCCACCTTGCTTTCGCTTTACCTTCTGATCGACGCGGTCCGCGGCGGCAAGGGCGCCGACGCGGAGAAGCTCGGTGAGTTGGCACAGGCCACCCTCGACGCCTCCGAAGAAGGCGTGCAGCGCGCGGTGGACCGCTACCGCTTCGTCGACCGGGTGCTCACCACGGGCCGCGGTTACTCCTACGCCACGGCGTTGGAAGGTTCCTTGAAGCTGGCCGAAACCAGCTACCTCGCGGCGCGCGCGTACAGCGGCGCGGACCTGTTGCACGGTCCGGTCGCCGCGGTCGACGGCGAGACCGCCGTGCTGGCCGTGACGAGCCAGGGGCACGGGGTGGGCGCGATGCAGGAGGTCCTCGAAGCCGTCGGCAAACGCGGCGCGGACGTGCTCGCGGTCGGTTCCGCTTCGGCCGACGTCCCCGCGGCGCTGCGGATCGGTGTCGCGCCGTCCGCCGAAGAGGTCGCCCCGATCCTGGAGATCCTGCCCATCCAGCGGATCGCGCTCGGCCTCTCGCTGGCACGGGGCGGTGACCCGGACAGCCCGCGCGGGCTGCTCAAGGTGACCAAGACCCGGTGACACACCGCCGACGTACTTCCTCCCGCGGAGGCGGCGGGGGGCACTGTGTCGGTGTGGACGCCGGAGGCACGTCGACGCGAGCGATCGCGGTCGACGCCTCCGGCGCCGTCCTCGGGAGCGGGCGCGCGGCCGGGGCGAATCCCAACTCCCATTCGCCGTCGGAGGCCGCCGCGCGGATCGCGAGCGCGATCGGCGGCGCGCTGGACGGGCTGGATCCGGCCGCGACCGAGGCGTGCGTCGTCGGCATGGCGGGTGTCAGCAAGCTGAGCGATCCGGCGATCGCGACGATCTTCGAAGCCGCTTGGAGAGACCTCGGGCTCAGTTCGGTGCGGACGGTCCCCGACCCCGAAGTCGCCTACGCGTCGGCCACTTCCGCGCCGGACGGTTCGGTTCTCGTGGCGGGCACCGGGTCGATCGCCTGCCGGATCCGCGGCAGGCGGACGGTCTCGACCGTGGGCGGCTACGGCTGGCTGCTCGGCGACGAGGGCTCCGCGTACTGGCTCGGCCGGGAAGCAGTTCGCTCCACTTTGGATGTGCTGAGCCGCGGCGGCGAACTCGGCCCGCTCGCGCGCTCCGTGCTCACCGAAGCGCTCGGACCGTCCGCAGTGGACCCGGTGGGTGACCGGGCCCCGCTGTGGCGCGCGCTCGTCACGAGCGCCAATTCCGAGGCGCCGGTCCGGCTCGCCAGGTTCGCCCCGTTCGTCAGCGAGGCCGACCGCGAAGGCGACCCCGCGGCGGACGGGATCACCAGCAGGGCGGCCGCCCTGCTGGTGACGAACGTCATGGCCGCACGCGATCCCGGGGAGACCACCCCGATCGTGCTGGTGGGCGGTGTGCTGTCGCCGTCTGGCCCGGTGGGGGCGAAAGTGCGCGCCCGACTGACCGGGATCGAGGTCTTGACCAGCACAGACGGGGTGCTCGGTGCCGCTTGGCTCGCCGCCGTCGATGCGTACGGGGAGGACGCACCGCGACCGGTGTCCTCCTGAAAAACACCCAAAACCAGCCCGAAAAGACCAAACCATCGACTCCGGGGCCGAACTCCGGGTACCGTAGGACCCGGCCCCCGGACCCTCCCCCCTCGCCGGGGGCCGCCTTATGTCCTGGGCAGCCCGTCGGGCTCGGCATCCGAGGGATCCCCGTTCTCCTCCACCACTCGCAGACCGGGATGTTCCGGCGGCAGCGTGCGGTACAGCACCCACCCGCTCACGGCGACCGTCACCGCGACCAGTGGCCAGGACAGCACCGTCCGCGCGATGCCGAGCGGGACCACCTGCCCGCTCCACCACAGCGAGCCGTACACCGCCACCCGCAGCGTGTACTGCAGGAACACCCACACCCAGCTCGCCCGCGAATACGCGCGCAGCAGCGCGGGATCCCGGCGCCAGCGGGTCTTCTGCCCGATGACGAGCCCGACCACGACGCCGAGCAACGGCCACCGCACCACGATGCTGGCCGCCCACAGCAGCGCGCTGGCCACATTGGACAGCAGCTGGATGAGGAAGAAGTCTTCGGCGCGGCCGGTGTGCAGGGCGATGAGAGCGGCGGCGATCACCGCGGCGAGGCTCACCACGACCGCACGGGCCTTGTCGCCGCGCGCCACCCGGTACACCCCGAGCAGCACCGCCACCCCGATGGCCACCCCGGCACCCCAGGCGATCGACTGATCCGCGATCAGCCAGCCCAGGACGAAGGCCGCGGGCGGGATGCTCGCGTCGATGGCGCCACGCCGCCCGCCGAGGATCTGGGCGAGCGACTCGCGCGGGGGTCGTGAGGTCACCCTTACAGCCTGCCGGATCCGTCACCCCGAACACCCGCGCGGGGAGATGTTCGCCACACACCCTGTCCGGTTTACACCGACTTGAGGGGAATCTGCGTGGCGCAGGTGTACATCCCGGTAAAGGGGATGCAGGGAGCTCCGCCAAGATAAGAGACTGTGTCGACGGCCTGAACCACGGGTTTCGCGCGGCGGGGATTGCAGGGGCGCTCCCGGCTGTTAGTTGTGGTGTACAAGTACCACCGGGGGCACACGGACGGAAGGGGACCCAACGTGTACGGATTCGACAGCTACGTGGCGATCGGTGACAGCTTCACCGAAGGACTCAACGACGATCTGCCCGACGGCACCTTCAGGGGCTGGGCGGACAGGCTGGCGGAGATCCTCGCCGAAGGCAGGTCCGATTTCCAGTACGCGAACCTCGCCCTCCGCGGCAAAATGCTCGACGAGATCCTGGAAGAGCAGTTGCCGATCGCGCTGGCGGTGAAGCCCGACCTGGTCACCCTGTGCGCGGGCGGCAACGACATCATCGTGCCCGGCGCGGACGTGGACGCCGTCGCCGCGCGGCTCGAGGCGGGGGTCGCCAAGCTGCGCCAGGCCGGGATCCCGGTGCTCATCTTCAACGGGCCGGACACCAAGTACCTGTCCGTGATGCACGTGCTGCGGGGGAAGGTCGGCATCTACAACGCGCATCTGTGGGCGATCGCCGACCGGCACGGCGCCAAGATGGTCGACATGTGGGCGATGGCCCCCCTGCACGACCGCCGCGCCTGGAGCGACGACCGGCTGCACTTCACCCCCGAGGCCCACCGGCGGATCGCGCTGCGCGCGGCCGAGGTCCTCGGCGTCCCGGTCGCCGACGACTGGCGTGAGCCGTGGCCGGCGTCCGATCAGCCGAGTACCTGGATCACTTCGCGCCGCTCCGACCTCGAGTGGACGAAGGCGCACCTGCTGCCGTGGATCCGGCGTCAGCTCAAGGGCGAGTCCATGGGCGACGGCCTGTCCCCGAAGCGCCCCCAGCTCGCGCCGCTGCTCCCGTTGGAGCAGATCGACTCGACGGGCGTCTCGATCCCGGCCAACGACCTGCGGGAAATCCACCACCACGCGAGCTGAAGCGCGCCGGTACAGATGAGTCGTGAGTGGCGATTCGGGTCGGAGCCCGAATCGCCACTCACGACCCACCTGACCCCCGCGGCACCGGCACCACTCCATCGGTGTCACCCGGAAGGGTCGGTGACGAAAGCCGGTTCGCCAACCGGTCGGAGGCGGCCTACAGTCCCTTCATGCCCGGTACCCGCTGGAGCCGCTTGCCGCCTACAGCGCTGCTGGTCACGCTCGTCTTGACGGTGATCACCGTCTGGTCGACCTCGGCCGACGTCGAGGCCGAGCTGACGGCGCGCGCGAAGTACGCGCTCGCCGACGTCGGTGTCTCCGGCGGCCAGGTGAGCTTCTCCGGCCGCGACGCCGTCCTCGCCGGCTTCCCGCCGAACGAGGCCGCGCAGGCGATGGACGCCATCCAGCGGATCGACGGGGTCCGGACGGTCGAGATCTCCGGTGACACCGCCCCGCCCGCCGGTCCGGTGACGACCAGCGGCGAACCGTCGAGCCCGCCGCCGACGCCGACGCCGAGCCCGTCACCCAGCCCGACGCCGACTTCGGCCAAGCCGACGGACAAGGCGGGGTTCCAGGCCGAGCTCGACCGGCTGCTGACGGCCACGCCGATCACGTTCGAACCGGACGGCACCGAACTCACCGCGGAAGGCGAACGCGGCGCGCTGGAGATCGCGAAGCTGCTCACGGACGCCCCCGCCGGGCTGCGGTTCCGGATCACCGGGCAGGTGGCGACCGGTTCGGACCGGCGGCTCGCGCTGAACCGGGCGCTGACGGTGGAGCGGTTGCTGGAGCGCAACGGGGTCGACCACGATCAGGCGTACTCCATCCAGCGCAGGAACCCCGACGGCGCGAGCGGCGAGGGCCGCCGCGTCGACATCACGGCAGAACAGAGGTGATGGCTGAATGCTCTGGCTTTTCGGACAGATCTGGCTTTGGCTGCTCATCTCCTTCGCCCTCGGCTGCGGGGTCACCTGGCTGCTGATGCGCGGCGAACGACGTGAGCGTCCGGTCGTCGAACCGGTGGTCCACGAGCCGGTACCCGCCGTCGCGCCCGAACCGGAACCCGAGCCGGTACCCGACCTGCTGTCCACCGAACGGACGCAGTTCATCCCGCCCGCGCGGATCCACGACGACGAGGAGCCGTTCGACCAGGAGGCGGAGGGCCACCGCGAGGGGCAGCTGTCCCCGGAACTGGTGCGGGCCCACCTGCCGGAGCAGCCGGAACCGGCCGCCAAGAACGGCGGGAGCGGGCGCGAACCCGAACCGGTCTGGCCGAGCGACGAGGACTGGCCGCCCGCCGGGCGCGTGCCCGAGCACCGGCCGGGGCAGGGCGGCTGACACCCGCCTGGTAAATTCGGCTACGCACTGTGAGCGTGACGCCGGGTACGTTTCTTCGATCGGGAGCTCCGGCACACGAAGGAGGCTCCGATTTGGCGCTCCCCTATTGGACGCCGCACAACCTGCTGCCTCCGGGCCGCCATCCCGCCGATCTGGCCGACGTCTACGAGCGGCTGGTCTTCGACGCGCCGCATCAGAACGACCGCGAGATCCTGTTCAGCGCGCTGAACAGCTACCTGGGGGTCGCCCGGCGGATCATGCCCACCGGCCGCGCGTGGATCGGCGGCGATCTGACCGCCAGGACCCCGCACGCCCCGGTCGGGCTCGACGTGGTGCTGATCCCGGACGAATGGGGCGCGCTGAAACGGCTCGACGACGCCGGCCGCTCGGCGCTGTACGGGCTGCTGACCTTGCGCGGGGTCATCGTCGGCCAGCCTGCCATGTATCTGGACCAGATCCAGCCCGTCGGCGGGATGCTCGACGGTTTCCTGTGCCGCCCCGGCGACGAGGAGATCTGGGAGGAAGTATGGGCATCGGGTGGCAGGGGTATTCCGGAAGTGATCTGGTGAGGAACGAATTCCGGCGTATCGCCGACGAGATCCCCGGCGGCACCTGGCTCGACGACCTCGCCCGCGCGTCGGCGATGGCCGCGTACGCGAAGTTCGAGCGGACGTCGCGTTCACCGCTGCTTCGCGTGTCCGTGCTCGGCGAGTCGCATCTGGACGCGTACACCTTCTCCGACATCAGCCGCGCGTTGCAGGACGCGACGGCGAAGATCGGGCACATCATCCGCAATCCGTCGGGCGAGGTGACCTTCGTCCAGCCCGCCGACCGGGAGAAGGCCCCGCTGATCCAGCGCGGCCAGGCGGGGAACGCGATCTTCTTCGGTTTCCCCGAACCGGCGTTCGACGACGCGCTCATCCACGACGGGCTCGAGTCGCTGTCCGAACGCGCGGTCAAGGAGCTGTGCGACTTCCTGCCGGCCAACGGCTCCGACGACGGCGCGCTGGACGCGGTGCTGCTGCAGCGCGACACCGTCCGCAACGCGGTCAGCGACATCGTCAACGCGGTCAGCAAACACGCCGGGATCGGCATGGCGCTGACCCCGACCGCCGGCGACGAACTGACCCGCAGCATGACCACCGAGCAGGCGAGGATCCTGTCCGGGAGCCTGCGCGAGTCGCGGGAGGCCGTCGGCTACGAGACGGTCAGCGGCAGGCTGGACGGCGTCCGCACCCGGCGCCGGATCTTCTATCTCGAACGCGAATCGGGCGGCACGATCCAGGGCGCGGTCGCGCCGGATCTGCTCGACGAGATCAAGGAGAACCTGGACCGCCCGGTGACCGCGCGGCTGCGCGTCGTGCGCACGACGACCATCGACGGCCGCCGCGGCCGACCGGTGCACGAACTGCTGGAGATCACTCCGGAAGTGAACCTGTTCGATCAGTGATCGGGTTTCGACATTCAGCGATACCGCAATTCTCGTCAAAAAATATCGGCAATCGCTTGATCATCGTTGAATGCTGACTTTTTCCGGCAGGTAACAATTTCGGCCATTACCCCGAACGATGGGTTAACGTCTTCGGACGGAAGCCTCCGAAAGGGCATGTATGCCGACCGATCCACCACTCCCGCACCCGCCAGCCACCCGCTACGGCCCCGGGTTCGCCGCGCACGGCACACGGCACCGCAAACCCAAGAACGGCCTGGTCATCGCGGGTTTCCTGGTCGGCATGGCAGCGCTCGGGGTCGCCTTCGTCCCGGTCGCCGGGATCGCCGCTTGGCCGCTCGCCGTGATCGGGATGATTCTTTCCGTGATCGGTTTGACCAAAATCAAGAAGGGCGAAGCGGACAAGAAGGGAATGGGGATCGCGGGACTCGCGCTTTCCATCGCCGGCTTGGTGGCCGCGATCGGGTTACTGGTCTACACCAGTTTCTTCGCTACTGGCCAGTCGGGGCTGCACATCCCGGCCGTCGCCGGGGACAAGAACACCGTCGAGTTCGTCGTCAGCGCTTCGGGCGGCGCGACCGTCCGGTTCGGCGCGCTCAACGATCAGCGCACCGAAAAGACCCCCGCGAGCACCGACGAATGGCGCGGCACGGCGTCCTTCAACTCGGGCGAATACCTGCTCACCGTCACCGCGGACACCCGGAACTCGTCGGTCAGCAACCAGATCGCCTGCTCGATCCTGGTCAACGGCCGAAAGGTCGCGGAGAACAAGGGCCAGACCATCGCCCTGTGCACCGCCAGCACCGGCTGACCCGCGCAATTCGGCACCTGATTGCGGTGGTTGCGCACGCAACCCAGCGCAATCAGGTGCCGAATTGCGCGGGTGCCGCCTGGCGGCCGGCCGGTATCGCCCCCACCTCCACCGGCCGGACCGCCACGAGCCGCTCCTGGCGGCTCTCCGAACGGGCCGCGAAAGTGGCCCGTCCGAGCGCCGATCCTTACCGCGTGCCCCTCCCCTAGGGCTCGATCGACGCTGAACCGGACCCTACGCGGGCGGGTGGCGAGGTCACTAAGAATCCGCTAAGGATCACTCACGGACCTTCGCCGAGGTCCGTGAGTTCCGCACGGACCAGTCCGGCGAGTTTCGGATTGGCGTCGGAGAGGATCTTCAGCGCGATCGCGAATTGCTCGCGGGCACCGTCCACATCCGACCCGGCCCGCAGCACCCGGCCCAGGGTCAGCCGCAGCACGCCTTCCTGGAGGACGAACCGCCTGCTGATCGTCAAGTCCACGGCCTCCCAGACATACCGTTCGGCGGCGGCGAGTTCGCCGATCCGCATGCTCAATTCGGCGAGATTGTTCAGCGAAACGACGACGTAGCTTTCGTCCCCGAGCGTCCGGTCGATCTCCAGGGACGCGACCTGGTGCCCGATCGCCTCGATGAACCGCCCCGCCCGTTTTTCCGCCTCGGCGCAATTGTTGAGCGCCTGCCCGCGCAGTTCGAGGTCGCCGGTCCGGTCGGTCTCCTCGACCGCCCACCGCAGCGTCCTGATCGCCTCGTCGTACCGGCCAAGCAAGGTCAGCGCGGAGCCGAGGTGGATGTTCGCGGAGATCATCAGCCGGTTGTCGCCGATCGCGGTCGCGAGTTCCATGGCACGTTCGGCGTCGGCGAGACAGCCTTGCGGCAGTTCGAAGGTGAGCGCGATGGCGCAGCGCGAGATCAGCATCCAGCACTGGCCGAGGACGTCACCGGACCGCTCGGCGGCCTCCAGCCCGATCTCGACCAGCCGCCGCCACTCGTCCAGCAGCGGATACACCGCGCGATAGGTGTGGGCGACCCTGGCCAGCCGCCAGACGTCGTCGTGGCGGCCGGCGGCGCGGGCGGCTTCGAGGACCTCGATCAGGTTCTCCCATTCCGCGGTGAACCAGTCCTGCGCTTCGTCGAAGGAACCGATCGGCGGCGTCCGCGCGTCGCTGAGCACGCCGGTGAAGTCGAGCGGGTCGACGATCCGCAGCATCTTGCGCCGGGCCCGGTCGGCGACGGCCTGATAGAACCGCACCGATCGCGACAGGACGTCTTCCCGGTCGGCCTCGTCGAGTTCGTTCTCCGCCAGTTCGCGCAGGAACAGGCGGACGAGGTCGTGCGGGACGAAGGAGTCGCGGCCGGTTTCGGCGAGCAGGTTGTGCGCGGCGAGCACCCGCAGATGCCGTCGCGCCTCGGCGACGCTGATCCCGCCGATCGCGGCCGTCAGCTGCGAGCCGGCCGAGACGACCTGAACCACGCCGAGCCGCAGGAACGTGTTGGCGACCTCGGCCGGCAGTCCCCGGAACGAGACGTCGAACGCGGCGCGGACCCCGTCGTCCGGGCCCTCGACGTCGAGCGCGGCCAGCCTGGTGCGTTCGTTGCCGAGTTCGTCGACCAGCTCCTGCGCGGACCACTGCGCGCTCGCGGCGAGCCGGGCGCCGGCGATCCGCAGCGCGAGCGGGAGGTAACCGCAGAGCCGGGCGAGCGCGTGGTTGAGGTCGAATCCGGCCGGACCGGCGAGTTCTTCGATCAGCCGGACGGCGTCGCCGGGCGCGAGCGTGCCGAGCACGCGCACTTTGGCGGCGTTGGACACCGCGAGCCCGTCGAGCCGGGAGCGGCTGGTCACCAGCGTCATCGACCGCGAACCGGGCGGCAGCAGCGGCCGGACCTGCTCGGCGGAGCGGGCGTTGTCGAGGATCACCAGCATCCGCCGGCCGGCGATCATCGACCGGTAGAGCGCGATGCGCTCGTGGACCCGCTCGGGCACCCCCTCGGCCGGAACACCCAGCCCGAGCAGGAACTGGGTGAGCAGATCGGCGGGCTCCAGCGGCGGATGATGCGGATCGAAACCCCGCAGCGAGGCGAAGAGGATGCCGTCGGGGAACCGGCGGCCCGCGCGATGCGCCCACCACACCACGAGACTGCTCTTGCCGATTCCGGCGGTCCCGGTGACCACGCCGACCGCCGTCTCGCCGGCTTCGGCCCGCTCGGCGAGCTCGTCGAGCCAGGCCAGATCGGCCTCGCGCCCGGCGAGGTTCGGCACGGCGGGCGGCAACTGCTGGACGGGTGCCGCCTCGGCCTTCGGTTCCACGACGACCTTGACCGGCAGGTCGTCGTTGAGGACGCGTTCGTGCAGCCAGCGCAGCTCCGCGCCGGGTTCGACGCCGAGGGTGCGCAGGGTCGCCCGGGACACCGTGCGGTAGAGCTCGAGCGCGTCGCCGCGGCGCCCGGCGTGATAGAGCGCGCGCATCAGCTGGCCTGCCGTGCGTTCGGCGAGCGGGTTCGCGCGGACCAGCGGGCTGAGCTCGACGATCAGTTCCGCGTGCCTGCCGAGTTCGAGGTCCGCGTCGACCCTGGCGCCGTGGACGGCGAGCCGCAGATCCTCCAGCTCGGGAGCGCGGACCGAACTCGGCACCCCGGCCAGCGTCGGCCCCCGCCAGAGCGCGAGGGCCTCGGCGAGCAGCTCCGACGCCTTCTCCGGCTCCTCCGCCGAAGCCCGCTCCAGCAGCGACCGAGCCCGGTGGACGTCGATCCGGCCGGGTTCGACGGTGAGCTGGTAACCGGGCGGGGCGGTGAGGATCCGGGCGCCGCGCGGATGGTCGCCCTGGATGTCGCGCAGCACCCGCCGCAGATGCGAGACGTTGCCGTGGACGATCGTGCGGGCCGTGGCCGGCGGATCGTGGCCCCAGAGCGCGTCGATGATCTCATCGAGCGCGACGACCTTGTCGACCTTCAGCGCCAGCAGCGCGAGCAGACCGCGGACGCCGGGACCGCCGACCGCGACCGGCCGATCGCCGTCGAGGAGCCGCACGGGACCGAGGAGCTGGAAACGGGCAGGGGAACCGCTTTCGCCCATGACAAACCCACCTCCTCCGATCTCTCCCCTTACCGGAGTAGCCAACCTACCGCGCGAAGACGCCACCAACCAGAACGCTCGAGGTAGCGAAGGCCTCTTTGTCCACTTTCAGGGTAGGAAAGGAGACTTCCCCACCTCGGCGATACGGACAAAAAGCGCCAAGCGGACCCGTCAGGGTCCACTGTGGACTCCCGCGGTGAGTGACTCGCGGGACATTCACGTGGGACCGCGGTTCAGCACTCACGAGATGGAAAAAGGCTCCGTGCCATCAGTCCCGATCTGATGGCACGGAGCCGGGGGGGCCGCCTGGGGGCGCGACCCACACCGGACATCGGCGTCCACGTCCGGCCGGGGGGCTCACCCCGAGCGAAGAACCCGTTCGGTCGTCGACAACACCTACGTGAGCGAGCCCACTGGCCCGCTCACGTGCCGACAACGTAACAGGGCGCACACCAACGGCTACAAGCGCCCCGTCGTGGCCTTCGCTACCTGCGGTTTCGTCAGCGCGACAGCGGAGTCGAGTCGCGGCCGGCGATGAACGCCGGACGCGGTTCGATCGCGGCGAACGGCTCCCGCAGCGCGTTTTCGACGCTGTTGAACACGAGGAAGATGTTCGAACGCGGGTACGGGGTGATGTTGTTCGACGAACCGTGCATCACGTTCGAATCGAACCAGAGCGCCGAACCGGCCTGCCCGGTGAACTGGTCGATTCCGTATTCGGCGGCGAGTTCGGTGATGTCCTCCTCGGCGGGGACACCGACCCGCTGCTCTTTCAGCGAACTCTTGTAGTTGTCCGCCGGGGTCTCCCCGGCGCACTGCACGAAGGTCCGCTGCGAACCCGGCATCACCATCAGCCCGCCGTTGAACGGGTAGTTGTCGGTGAGCGCGATGGAGCAGCTGACCGCCCGCGGCACGGGCATGCCGTCCTCGGCGTGCCAGGTCTCGAAGTCCGAATGCCAGTAGAACCCGGTGCCCTTGAAGCCGGGCATGTAGTTCACGCGGCTCTGGTGGATGTAGACCTCGGAGCCGAGGATCTGCCGGGCCCGGTCGAGGACGCGCGGGTCGCGGACGAGTTCCGCGATCAGCTCGTCGGTCTCGTGGACGTCGAAGATGGAGCGGACTTCACCGGTCTTGGCCTCGGTGATGACGCGCTCGTCGCCGCTGTGGTCCCCGGAGGACAGGCGGACGAGTTCCTGCCAGTACGTCTGGACCTCGCCAGGCGACAGCAACTGGTCGACGACGGTGTAACCACGCGCTTCGTGGTTGGCGAGGGTGGCCGCGTCCCAGGGACCGTCGGCCTCCGTGCCCCAGACGGTGGGGTGGGCCCTGGGCAGGTGTGCGGGCTTACCCGTGATGCGGGTCGGGTAACTGTCGTCGACTCGGGTGTCGGTCAGCGTCACTGCAGTCGCCTCCTCCAGCGATTTCCTACGGTTCGGTGACGAGCGGGTACACGCCGTTTTCGTCGTGGACCTCGCGGCCGGTGACAGGTGGGTTGAACACGCAGACGCACTTGATCTCGGTCTTGGGCCGGACCTGGTGCTTGTCGTGCTCGTCGAGCAGGTACAACGTGCCCGGCTTCAGCGGGAAGACCTCGCCGGTCGCGGTGTTCTCGAGCTCGCCTTCACCGGAGGTGATGAACACCGCTTCGATGTGGTTGGCGTACCAGAAGTCGTTGACCGTCCCGGCGTACAGCGTGGTCTCGTGCACCGAAAAGCCGACGCCCTCCTTGGCCAGCACGATGCGTTTGCTGCGCCAGTTCGGGGTCTTGATGTCGGCGTCGGTGTCGGTGACCTCGTCGAGTGTTCTGACAAGCAACGGAAAACTCCTTCTCGTTCTTGATCGGTGGTCAGTTCAGGACGGTGGCGACGGCCTCGGCGATGATCGAAAGGCCCTTCGTGACCTCGTCATCGGTCAGTGTGAGCGGCGGGAGCACCTTCATGACCTCGCCGTCGGGGCCGGAGGTCTCCATCAGGA encodes the following:
- a CDS encoding GntR family transcriptional regulator; its protein translation is MLETTTASEAGATAGIRGQREPKYWALKQHLLDLLDALPPGSPIPTERALAGEFTVSRTTVRQALADLTAEGRLHRVQGKGTFAAEPKLAQRLQLSSYTEDMHKQGLRPSSKLLEIDEVPVEADLAKLLGIRVGAKILRLRRLRLADSQPMALETTHLPLGRFRGLRKHVSAGGSLYAVLREHYGVELERAEETIETALAGPHEAEMLGADVGMPMLLLSRHSFATDGKPVEFARAIYRGDRYKFVTTLLPEAR
- a CDS encoding SIS domain-containing protein; the encoded protein is MTEQRPGEHMAAEISQQPAILAGIVERQAEIAEVAEAISKRPPRFALLAARGSSDHAALYAKYLIEVLLGLPCGLVSPSTATLYGARPDLRDVLFITVSQSGGSPDLIEVTETARRQGALTVSVTNTPSSPLRAAAELGVDIGAGLEKAVAATKTYSATLLSLYLLIDAVRGGKGADAEKLGELAQATLDASEEGVQRAVDRYRFVDRVLTTGRGYSYATALEGSLKLAETSYLAARAYSGADLLHGPVAAVDGETAVLAVTSQGHGVGAMQEVLEAVGKRGADVLAVGSASADVPAALRIGVAPSAEEVAPILEILPIQRIALGLSLARGGDPDSPRGLLKVTKTR
- a CDS encoding BadF/BadG/BcrA/BcrD ATPase family protein, whose amino-acid sequence is MDAGGTSTRAIAVDASGAVLGSGRAAGANPNSHSPSEAAARIASAIGGALDGLDPAATEACVVGMAGVSKLSDPAIATIFEAAWRDLGLSSVRTVPDPEVAYASATSAPDGSVLVAGTGSIACRIRGRRTVSTVGGYGWLLGDEGSAYWLGREAVRSTLDVLSRGGELGPLARSVLTEALGPSAVDPVGDRAPLWRALVTSANSEAPVRLARFAPFVSEADREGDPAADGITSRAAALLVTNVMAARDPGETTPIVLVGGVLSPSGPVGAKVRARLTGIEVLTSTDGVLGAAWLAAVDAYGEDAPRPVSS
- a CDS encoding DUF3159 domain-containing protein; the protein is MTSRPPRESLAQILGGRRGAIDASIPPAAFVLGWLIADQSIAWGAGVAIGVAVLLGVYRVARGDKARAVVVSLAAVIAAALIALHTGRAEDFFLIQLLSNVASALLWAASIVVRWPLLGVVVGLVIGQKTRWRRDPALLRAYSRASWVWVFLQYTLRVAVYGSLWWSGQVVPLGIARTVLSWPLVAVTVAVSGWVLYRTLPPEHPGLRVVEENGDPSDAEPDGLPRT
- a CDS encoding SGNH/GDSL hydrolase family protein, with amino-acid sequence MYGFDSYVAIGDSFTEGLNDDLPDGTFRGWADRLAEILAEGRSDFQYANLALRGKMLDEILEEQLPIALAVKPDLVTLCAGGNDIIVPGADVDAVAARLEAGVAKLRQAGIPVLIFNGPDTKYLSVMHVLRGKVGIYNAHLWAIADRHGAKMVDMWAMAPLHDRRAWSDDRLHFTPEAHRRIALRAAEVLGVPVADDWREPWPASDQPSTWITSRRSDLEWTKAHLLPWIRRQLKGESMGDGLSPKRPQLAPLLPLEQIDSTGVSIPANDLREIHHHAS
- a CDS encoding cell envelope biogenesis protein OmpA; the encoded protein is MPGTRWSRLPPTALLVTLVLTVITVWSTSADVEAELTARAKYALADVGVSGGQVSFSGRDAVLAGFPPNEAAQAMDAIQRIDGVRTVEISGDTAPPAGPVTTSGEPSSPPPTPTPSPSPSPTPTSAKPTDKAGFQAELDRLLTATPITFEPDGTELTAEGERGALEIAKLLTDAPAGLRFRITGQVATGSDRRLALNRALTVERLLERNGVDHDQAYSIQRRNPDGASGEGRRVDITAEQR
- a CDS encoding DUF4190 domain-containing protein gives rise to the protein MPTDPPLPHPPATRYGPGFAAHGTRHRKPKNGLVIAGFLVGMAALGVAFVPVAGIAAWPLAVIGMILSVIGLTKIKKGEADKKGMGIAGLALSIAGLVAAIGLLVYTSFFATGQSGLHIPAVAGDKNTVEFVVSASGGATVRFGALNDQRTEKTPASTDEWRGTASFNSGEYLLTVTADTRNSSVSNQIACSILVNGRKVAENKGQTIALCTASTG